A stretch of Thermoanaerobacterium sp. PSU-2 DNA encodes these proteins:
- a CDS encoding triose-phosphate isomerase, which translates to MGKIRTPFFVVNPKSYLYGEESLRLALAADKFAEDYDVDIFFTAPFADLYYIKSNTKNIKITAQHMDPLLPGRGMGYVLPESIKSSGAEAVFLNHAEHSLKLSDLVKTIKRAKDLELITIVCADSVEEATAIAMLEPDILLCEPTDLIGTGKTSDYEYIRETTRKIKDINDNILVMQAAGISSGEDVYQTIINGADGTGATSGIINAPDRIKMLEEMIQAIVKAKNELR; encoded by the coding sequence ATGGGCAAAATAAGAACACCATTTTTTGTAGTCAATCCCAAGTCATATTTATACGGTGAAGAAAGTTTACGATTAGCACTTGCTGCAGACAAGTTTGCCGAAGATTATGATGTCGACATATTTTTTACTGCGCCATTTGCAGATTTATATTACATTAAATCTAATACAAAAAACATCAAGATTACAGCACAGCATATGGATCCATTACTACCTGGACGTGGGATGGGCTATGTACTGCCTGAATCGATAAAATCATCGGGCGCTGAAGCGGTATTTTTAAATCATGCTGAGCATTCATTAAAATTATCCGATTTGGTTAAAACGATAAAAAGAGCGAAAGATTTAGAACTTATTACAATTGTATGTGCTGATTCTGTAGAAGAAGCTACAGCTATAGCTATGTTGGAACCTGACATATTATTGTGTGAACCAACTGATTTAATTGGTACAGGGAAAACCAGTGATTACGAGTATATAAGAGAAACTACGAGGAAAATAAAAGATATAAATGACAATATCTTAGTTATGCAGGCAGCGGGAATAAGTTCTGGGGAAGATGTTTATCAGACGATAATAAATGGTGCAGATGGGACTGGAGCGACAAGCGGCATAATCAATGCGCCGGATAGAATAAAAATGTTAGAAGAAATGATACAGGCTATTGTAAAGGCTAAAAATGAATTAAGATAA